The Anopheles marshallii chromosome X, idAnoMarsDA_429_01, whole genome shotgun sequence genome includes a window with the following:
- the LOC128711810 gene encoding uncharacterized protein LOC128711810 has protein sequence MRLQGTWLTLTVGIVVLAAAVDAQTRRQLRVRPRVLAAPSSAEYVDSAEDAQQDNRPQAQQYYARAQERLGDVVLVASSDEDYGGQYGAPVAAARPRADTQQYQRPVAKSTTAAPLAARQKAAASESRAPPVQTIRNYSKVNDDGSFTFGYEAADGSFKEETRGTDCVVRGKYGYIDPDGNKREFTYVSGNPCDPNNPDGSEEEESDRSEGGQDDSNENVPQNYPVRRPVAIARPTASTPARHHSTPAPTPVRPTTTVFQNDYQDRRQQESAADAEEEVQIGQRGSSTRPAARPFAGSVTTTQRPRVQIVSTTPNPTPTLYHSPAPSPPQTVLPVNITPKPVYRVSPLPTQPTLAPTTYRPTSPSTRGPSIDFEAEFKRFQADNKLPSPSTPSAPSTVPKPTGSPFGRPSGPQLAPGNPIYQSQLIFDPASGQYDTALYQQLPQSDGDFQLNHRIQPFVAGPPHHQQQQHHGAGQLVTLEQLQQQSPLYRTQPSPSVAGRPPVGPPAVQIPQQLYQKQQNELQFINSQQLFAQQLELQQSQLRADRLEAAKKVTGPPMHRFQPQPQPQQQQQYYFIQPQGPPQGAPGQIDAFLRGHNIEY, from the exons ATGCGTTTGCAAGGAACG TGGTTAACGTTGACGGTGGGTATTGTGgtgctggcagcagcagtggacgCACAGACGCGCCGTCAGCTGCGTGTCCGACCGCGTGTTCTCGCGGCCCCATCCAGCGCGGAGTATGTGGACAGTGCGGAAGATGCCCAACAGGACAATCGGCCCCAGGCCCAGCAGTACTATGCCCGGGCCCAGGAGCGGCTCGGCGATGTCGTGTTGGTAGCCTCCTCGGATGAAGATTACGGTGGTCAGTACGGTGCGCCGGTGGCGGCGGCTCGGCCCCGTGCCGACACGCAGCAGTACCAGCGGCCGGTGGCCAAAAGCACTACGGCGGCCCCGTTGGCGGCCCGACAGAAGGCGGCTGCCAGCGAGTCGCGTGCACCACCCGTACAGACGATCCGCAACTACAGCAAGGTGAACGATGACGGTTCGTTTACGTTCGGGTACGAGGCGGCCGATGGATCGTTCAAGGAGGAAACGCGCGGTACGGATTGTGTCGTGCGTGGCAAGTACGGCTACATCGATCCGGACGGTAACAAGCGTGAGTTCACGTACGTTTCGGGCAATCCATGCGATCCGAACAATCCGGACGGTAGCGAAGAGGAGGAAAGCGACCGTTCCGAGGGTGGTCAGGACGATTCCAACGAGAACGTGCCCCAGAACTATCCGGTCCGCCGTCCGGTTGCCATCGCTCGCCCGACTGCGTCGACCCCAGCCCGTCATCATTCGACGCCTGCCCCGACACCGGTACGTCCGACGACGACGGTGTTCCAGAACGACTACCAGGATCGTCGCCAGCAGGAATCGGCTGCTGATGCTGAGGAGGAGGTACAGATCGGTCAGCGTGGCTCCTCTACCCGCCCGGCGGCGCGGCCATTTGCCGGCTCCGTCACCACCACCCAACGTCCACGGGTGCAGATTGTAAGCACCACGCCCAACCCAACCCCAACCCTCTACCACAGCCCGGCCCCATCACCACCGCAGACGGTGCTGCCGGTGAACATCACCCCGAAGCCGGTGTACCGCGTTTCACCGCTCCCGACGCAGCCAACCCTCGCACCGACCACCTACCGACCGACCTCGCCCAGCACGCGCGGCCCATCGATCGACTTCGAGGCGGAGTTCAAGCGCTTCCAGGCCGACAACAAGCTGCCGAGCCCATCGACCCCGTCTGCGCCGAGCACCGTACCGAAGCCGACCGGATCACCGTTCGGACGCCCATCCGGTCCGCAGCTTGCCCCCGGTAACCCGATCTACCAGTCGCAGCTGATCTTCGATCCTGCCTCCGGTCAGTACGATACCGCACTGTACCAGCAGCTCCCGCAGAGCGACGGTGACTTCCAGCTGAACCACCGCATCCAACCGTTCGTCGCCGGGCCGccgcatcaccagcagcagcaacaccatggCGCCGGTCAGCTCGTCACGCTCGagcagctccagcagcagtctCCACTGTACCGCACCCAGCCATCGCCCTCGGTGGCCGGCCGGCCGCCGGTAGGACCGCCGGCCGTACAGATCCCGCAGCAgctctaccagaagcagcagaacgagCTGCAGTTCATCAACAGCCAGCAGCTGTTCGCCCAGCAGCTCGAGCTCCAGCAGAGTCAGCTCCGTGCCGATCGGCTCGAGGCGGCCAAGAAGGTGACGGGGCCACCGATGCATCGCTTCCAGCCGCAACCGCagccccagcagcagcagcagtactacTTCATCCAGCCCCAGGGCCCGCCACAGGGCGCACCCGGACAGATCGATGCGTTCCTGCGGGGCCACAACATCGAGTACTAG
- the LOC128708860 gene encoding mitogen-activated protein kinase kinase kinase 15, protein MEDSETHAVVSSVKHSGSMSNLSDISGNTAIQISGASSHAGHARPRMDIAVVIDCEKSAYLNHRKAALEEVRQACAQVGANLQQLQFEILDFGDLNTLEYFYNADVVVVDLSVQTQQSTLCYQLGVREHFDMKENIVIYNDTQHEATLRMKISCGNYQFISYRLHETGSVIITSPVKATAEEQTAQSQQTTQQQPTQQQQQQQHMTTLTTALRRLFQDVEIQSKAHLREKFLADLRSLRDQHAGNVEELQRMLRNMRKRLDDPHVLSKEIVQTYMLSLRDVQDYDAMVQLVDDLQTIPNKQNYINTGHMHYLYAFALNRRNHEGDRERALRTCTKALEKKENHFPDMLCLYGRIYKDMFVESNHTDKESLKNAIIWYRKSFEVQPNEFAGINLATLLVIDGKDFTDNELQHIGMKLNNLIGKKGSLSQIKDYWNVATFFEISVLAENYAKAIQAAECMFKLRPPKWYLKSTIGNIMLIDRARKRTDETASMSIEQQIFEFWMEFFLEATAREPSSMVRFPILILEPQKIYMPSYVSIHMDAEQKSIDITNICQQHAKGTCLKLHDFNFLASQIKSVSLYKRDERCAYLYVHHNSDDFQMFFPSVQCRQTFYDLILQMTADQGSGFIDLSSAETTADELKYEYEMDDEGQRMLLGKGTYGAVYAARDLTTQVKIAVKEVYERNTHDVQPLHEEIKLHSQLRHRNIVQYWGSKSENQYFKIFMEQVPGGSLSALLSSKWGPLKDNETTIAFYSRQILEGLKYLHDQKIVHRDIKGGNVLVNTYSGVVKISDFGTSKRLAGINPATETFTGTLQYMAPEVIDQGVRGYGPAADIWSFGCTVVEMATGKPPFVELGCPQAAMFKVGYYKTHPNIPEELSTVAKNFILRCFEVDVDKRATAAELLDDPFLCEKHKKMRPSFSSSSTISGLPHPSAEFSRSVSMPADRHNAKTLTSQQSSASCNTPTFSSETEASSIPPLNSSIGYHTANRSVTERKNKHSFQLTPIKMPKMPNSVNSIGNIAETPSLELDPAEQTSTVFQLNRRSSSGGLLSPEIDITTSTASKLPLAGEANESDGFYLLKKDSQRRQTLDKVLCHDVTKICELWLTKIEPDANQELAITRDHLQMLLNGLRKYIAEQRTDTLEQAIAQLKEQPNFNATAIVQLHLALYAFQNTVITVLRSHNIKPHWMFALENLVKSAVHAGITILSPKLGANLAGNAPNDDEYDEENNDIAVPVVRTMLVNGRPQVLGHQQHGRDERDGLMMGVGYDCEYDVYDLPEGDEEPIDELEEQLTTVTSGHGSGSSVRSNKPRARSHGTDTAPGTPLHKKTRWKTLCEQVEALRAENQRLKEYLLESQQSYQSAFRAVLESGAFARCLTDQLVALMERCLHEHSTPDLGDGEDGTRRRSNLWNRMPPGGNNNSGQQQKTSLDVSPELNEDDDETVGDRRLAEWLQTQGIKRAESRQRILHEGFLYEDFLYELDRNDLRRLGLKIGEELRIWNALKKHRRLYPPAKRTHSSDDTDGVEHWHHNNCLNDEHTVGIDTR, encoded by the exons ATGGAAGATTCAG aaaCTCATGCAGTAGTATCGAGTGTAAAACACAGCGGCAGCATGTCCAACCTCAGCGACATATCTGGCAACACCGCCATACAGATATCCGGGGCTAGTTCGCACGCAGGGCATGCCCGACCCCGCATGGACATTGCGGTTGTGATCGACTGTGAGAAGAGTGCGTACCTAAACCACCGGAAGGCCGCACTGGAGGAGGTGCGTCAGGCATGCGCACAGGTCGGTGCCAACCTGCAGCAACTGCAGTTCGAAATTCTCGATTTCGGTGATTTGAACACGCTCGAATACTTCTACAACGCGGACGTAGTCGTGGTGGATCTCAGCGTCCAGACGCAACAGAGTACCCTTTGCTATCAACTCGGTGTGCGGGAACACTTCGATATGAAGGAAAACATCGTAATCTATAACGATACGCAGCATGAGGCCACGCTGCGGATGAAGATCTCCTGCGGCAATTATCAGTTTATCTCTTACCGGTTGCACGAGACCGGTAGCGTAATCATCACTAGTCCAGTCAAAGCGACCGCCGAGGAACAAACGGCACAATCTCAGCAAACAACGCAACAGCAACcgacacagcagcagcagcaacagcaacacatgACAACGCTGACAACTGCCCTGCGGCGCCTATTCCAGGACGTGGAAATACAATCAAAGGCACACCTGCGGGAAAAGTTCCTGGCGGATTTGCGCAGCTTGCGGGACCAGCACGCCGGTAACGTGGAGGAACTGCAGCGTATGTTGCGCAACATGCGCAAACGTTTGGACGATCCGCACGTGCTATCGAAAGAGATCGTCCAGACGTACATGCTGTCGTTGCGCGATGTGCAGGACTACGACGCAATGGTGCAGCTGGTGGACGATCTGCAAACGATACCGAACAAGCAAAACTACATCAACACCGGCCATATGCACTATTTGTACGCGTTTGCACTAAATCGCCGCAACCACGAAGGTGATCGGGAGCGTGCGTTACGCACCTGCACGAAAGCGCTGGAAAAGAAGGAGAACCACTTTCCAGACATGCTGTGCCTGTACGGGCGCATATACAAAGACATGTTTGTCGAGTCGAACCACACGGACAAGGAAAGCCTGAAGAACGCAATCATCTGGTACCGGAAATCGTTCGAGGTGCAACCAAATGAGTTTGCCGGTATCAATCTCGCCACGCTGCTCGTGATCGACGGAAAGGACTTTACCGATAACGAGCTGCAGCACATCGGCATGAAGCTAAACAATCTCATCGGCAAGAAGGGTTCACTGTCGCAGATCAAAGACTACTGGAACGTGGCGACGTTTTTCGAAATATCGGTACTGGCCGAAAACTACGCGAAAGCGATCCAGGCAGCCGAATGTATGTTTAAGCTGCGCCCACCGAAATGGTACCTGAAGTCAACGATCGGCAACATCATGCTGATCGATCGGGCCCGCAAACGCACGGACGAGACGGCAAGCATGAGCATCGAGCAGCAGATATTTGAGTTTTGGATGGAGTTTTTCCTCGAGGCGACCGCACGGGAACCGTCCAGCATGGTACGGTTTCCAATCCTGATACTCGAACCGCAGAAAATCTATATGCCGAGCTACGTGTCGATACACATGGACGCGGAACAGAAGTCGATAGATATTACCAACATCTGTCAGCAGCATGCGAAAGGCACCTGTCTCAAGCTGCACGACTTTAACTTTCTCGCGAGCCAAATCAAATCGGTCAGCCTGTACAAGCGGGACGAACGGTGCGCGTACCTGTACGTGCACCACAACTCCGACGATTTCCAGATGTTTTTCCCGTCGGTTCAGTGCCGGCAAACGTTCTACGATCTGATACTGCAGATGACGGCCGACCAAGGTTCGGGCTTTATCGATCTGTCCTCCGCCGAGACGACGGCGGATGAACTAAAGTACGAGTACGAAATGGACGACGAAGGGCAGCGTATGCTGCTCGGCAAGGGTACGTACGGTGCGGTGTACGCGGCCCGCGATCTCACAACCCAGGTGAAGATCGCCGTGAAGGAGGTGTACGAACGCAACACGCACGACGTACAGCCGCTGCACGAAGAGATCAAACTGCACTCGCAACTCCGCCATCGCAATATCGTTCAGTACTGGGGTTCCAAGTCGGAGAACCAATACTTTAAAATCTTCATGGAGCAGGTACCGGGTGGTTCGCTGTCCGCGCTGCTCAGCTCCAAATGGGGCCCGCTCAAGGACAACGAAACGACGATCGCATTTTATTCGCGCCAAATACTGGAGGGGCTCAAGTACCTGCACGACCAGAAGATTGTGCACCGCGACATCAAGGGTGGCAATGTGCTGGTCAATACGTACAGTGGCGTGGTGAAGATATCCGACTTTGGCACGTCAAAACGGTTGGCCGGTATCAACCCGGCAACGGAAACGTTCACCGGCACGCTGCAGTACATGGCGCCGGAAGTTATCGATCAGGGTGTGCGTGGGTACGGACCAGCCGCCGATATCTGGTCGTTCGGGTGTACGGTCGTGGAGATGGCCACCGGGAAACCACCGTTCGTGGAGCTCGGTTGTCCGCAGGCGGCCATGTTTAAGGTGGGCTACTACAAAACCCATCCCAACATCCCGGAAGAACTGTCAACGGTGGCGAAAAATTTCATTCTGCGCTGCTTCGAAGTGGATGTCGATAAACGGGCCACCGCTGCCGAACTGCTCGACGATCCGTTCCTCTGCGA AAAGCACAAAAAGATGCGCCCATCGTTtagtagcagcagtaccaTCAGTGGATTACCGCATCCATCCGCTGAATTTTCCCGCAGCGTTAGCATGCCTGCCGATCGACACAATGCGAAAACGCTTACATCCCAGCAAAGTTCTGCTAGCTGTAACACACCCACCTTCAGCTCCGAAACAGA AGCCTCGTCGATCCCACCACTGAATTCTTCGATCGGCTACCATACGGCTAACCGGTCGGTGACGGagcggaaaaacaaacattcgttCCAGCTAACACCGATCAAGATGCCCAAGATGCCGAACAGTGTGAACAGCATCGG aAACATTGCAGAAACTCCTTCGCTGGAACTGGATCCCGCCGAACAGACGTCGACAGTGTTCCAGCTAAATAGGCGAAGTTCCTCCGGAGGGCTACTATCACCTGAG ATCGATATAACGACTTCCACGGCTAGCAAGCTACCCCTAGCGGGTGAAGCGAACGAAAGCGACGGGTTCTACCTGCTGAAGAAAGACTCCCAGCGGCGCCAAACGCTTGACAAGGTGCTCTGCCACGACGTGACGAAGATCTGCGAGCTTTGGTTAACAAAGATTGAACCGGACGCAAATCAGGAGCTCGCAATCACCCGCGACCATCTGCAAATGTTGCTGAACGGGTTGCGGAAATATATCGCGGAACAGCGGACCGACACACTCGAGCAAGCGATCGCCCAACTGAAGGAGCAGCCCAACTTTAACGCGACCGCAATCGTGCAGCTCCATTTAGCGCTGTACGCGTTCCAGAACACGGTCATCACGGTGTTGCGGTCGCATAACATCAAACCGCACTGGATGTTTGCGCTGGAAAATCTAGTCAAGAGTGCGGTCCATGCGGGCATCACAATCCTGTCACCGAAGCTGGGCGCCAATCTGGCCGGTAACGCACCGAACGATGATGAGTATGATGAAGAAAACAATGACATCGCGGTACCGGTGGTCCGCACGATGCTGGTGAATGGACGGCCACAAGTACTCGGGCACCAGCAACACGGGCGTGACGAGCGGGACGGTTTGATGATGGGTGTTGGGTACGATTGCGAGTACGACGTGTACGATCTGCCCGAGGGCGATGAAGAACCGATCGACGAGCTGGAAGAACAGCTAACGACGGTAACGTCCGGACACGGTAGCGGCAGTTCCGTGCGATCGAACAAACCGCGGGCTAGAAGCCACGGTACCGACACCGCACCCGGCACACCGTTGCACAAGAAAACGCGCTGGAAAACGTTATGCGAGCAGGTGGAGGCACTGCGGGCGGAAAATCAAAGACTGAAGGAGTATCTGCTGGAATCTCAACAATCGTACCAGAGCGCGTTCCGGGCGGTGCTGGAGAGCGGTGCATTTGCACGTTGCCTCACCGATCAGCTGGTCGCGCTGATGGAGCGCTGCCTGCACGAGCACAGCACACCCGACCTTGGTGACGGTGAGGACGGTACCAGGCGTCGATCCAATCTCTGGAACCGGATGCCACCGGgcggaaacaacaacagcggcCAGCAGCAGAAAACGTCGCTGGACGTTTCGCCCGAGTTGAACGAAGACGACGACGAGACGGTGGGCGATCGCCGGTTAGCGGAATGGTTGCAGACGCAGGGCATCAAGCGTGCCGAGAGTCGGCAGCGGATACTGCACGAAGGATTCCTGTACGAAGATTTCCTGTACGAGTTGGATCGGAACGATCTTCGTCGATTGGGTCTGAA GATTGGTGAGGAACTTCGAATTTGGAACGCGTTGAAGAAGCATCGCAGGCTTTATCCACCGGccaaacgcacacactctAGCGATGATACGGATGGAGTTGAGCATTGGCATCACAACAACTGTTTGAATGACGAGCACACCGTTGGCATCGATACGCGAtag